A region from the Rosa rugosa chromosome 6, drRosRugo1.1, whole genome shotgun sequence genome encodes:
- the LOC133717241 gene encoding uncharacterized protein LOC133717241 has product MSQLRNKMEHDHEAALFHSYPACAYYVQSPSTISHANSAHIRNSTIPESEFQFNSPARPDPTNPTLQEQEAASRAFTLSHYSSSRGSSHSFLHHQKKISYDAGSHENGENRLIIVDAGGDDIHNGDGRDDDDEYDYYGMKKRSGWWKRYCSYRNSDSCVWIFMQISWRAILSFWIALLVFYIATKPPPPKVSIKMAGIGQFGLGEGVDGSGVSTKFLTCNCSIDLIIENKSKLFGLQIRPPVMDVSFGRLSFASSNGPKLYAEHGSTKFKLYVGTRNRPMYGAGRSMEDMLESGKGLPLVVRVRLRSSFQVVWNLIKPKFHHQAQCSLVLDRAYDKRHRTQAYNSTCIIT; this is encoded by the exons ATGTCACAGCTCAGAAACAAAATGGAGCATGATCATGAAGCAGCTCTATTCCATTCATACCCTGCCTGTGCATACTACGTCCAGAGCCCATCCACCATCTCCCATGCTAACAGCGCCCATATCCGAAACAGCACCATCCCCGAATCCGAATTCCAATTCAACTCCCCCGCCCGACCCGACCCAACAAACCCTACCCTTCAGGAGCAGGAAGCAGCCTCTCGAGCCTTTACTCTCTCGCACTACTCCTCCTCTCGAGGCTCCAGCCACTCCTTCTTGCATCACCAGAAAAAGATCTCTTACGACGCAGGTAGCCACGAAAATGGCGAGAACCGTTTGATTATTGTGGATGCCGGCGGCGATGATATTCATAACGGTGATGGTCGTGACGATGATGATGAATATGATTATTACGGGATGAAGAAAAGATCAGGGTGGTGGAAGAGGTACTGTTCGTACCGGAATTCGGACTCATGTGTGTGGATTTTCATGCAAATTAGTTGGAGGGCTATCTTGAGCTTCTGGATTGCATTGCTTGTGTTTTACATCGCCACAAAGCCACCTCCACCCAAAGTATCTATTAAG ATGGCAGGAATAGGGCAATTTGGGTTAGGGGAAGGAGTTGATGGTTCAGGTGTTTCAACTAAGTTCCTAACCTGCAATTGTTCCATAGACCTAATAATAGAGAACAAGTCTAAGCTCTTTGGACTTCAAATTCGTCCTCCAGTGATGGACGTCTCCTTCGGCCGCCTGTCTTTTGCATCATCAAAT GGACCAAAGCTATATGCAGAACATGGGTCAACAAAGTTCAAGTTATATGTGGGAACAAGAAAcaggcctatgtatggtgctggaagaagcatggaggacatgttagagtcaggcaagggtttgcctttggtggtTCGAGTCAGATTGCGCTCAAGTTTTCAAGTCGTTTGGAATCTGATAAAGCCTAAGTTCCATCACCAAGCTCAGTGCTCATTAGTCCTTGATCGGGCTTACGACAAAAGACATCGAACTCAGGCCTACAACAGCACCTGCATAATCACTTAA